The nucleotide sequence GCCGCGGAATCTTGTGCGCGCCGCCGGCGCTCGCGCCGTGGCAGCTGACGCAGAGCTTGCCGTAGAGCTCCGCGCCCGCGACGGCCCGCGCGTTGGTCTGCGCCGGCTTTTTGAGGACCGGCTGGCGCGACAGGAAGAGCGCGACGTCGATCCGCTCGTCGGGCGAGAGCGCCTTGATCATGCCGCTCATGAAGGCCGACGACTGGCGCTGGCCGTGTACGAACTTGTTCATCTGCTCGAGCAGATAGTCGGGGTTCTGGCCCGCCAGATTGGGCACCTCGGGGCGTACGCTGTTGCCGCCGACGCCGTGGCAGTGACGGCACACGGCCGCGCCTTTCTCGCCACGCGTGAGTGCGGCCGGCAGGCGAGTCGCGTCGCCGTCGATCTGTGCGAGCTGCGCGTGCAGCGCTGCGGGCGACGGCTCGACCGGCTTTTCCTTGGCGTGCAGTGAAGCCGAGGCGGCGACGGCGGCGATCAGGAGCGAGCGGTGCAGGCGGAAGCGCGGGTTCAAGGGCACGGAAACATCCTTAAAAAGACACAAATATCGTTAATGTTGTCTGGATGTTTACGGCAAGAAAGCGGCGATCTTGAGGGGCTGCCGCGCGCCGGCTAACCCGCGGCGTGCCGGCGAAGCTGGCCCAGCGCCCGCCACTCGTAAAGCACGAGGCCGACGCCGATCAGGGCGATCCCGGCCCAGCCGGCCAGCGGAATCGTTTCAGCATTGAACGCCTGCCCGAGGAGTAGCGCCGACACCGGGGTCACGAGTGTGATCAGCGCGACGCGCCCGGCGTCGAGGCGCCGGATCATGTAATAGTAGAGCGTGAATCCGACCACCGACCCCAGCACGCCGAGGTAGACGATCGCCCAGCCCGCGCGCGCCTTGATGCCGGCGGGGAAGGCGCCGGCGTCGGCGACGAGCCACACCAGAACGAAGAGCGGCACGGCGACGCCGAGCGAGCCGGTGGTCGTTGCGAGCGCGGAGGCGCCGACGTTCAGCCGTTTGACCCACACCAGGCCGAGCGCCTGTACCGCCATGCCGCCGAGCACCGCCGCGGTGCCGAGTCGCGCGTCGGCGTCGCCGGGCCAGGGCTGGCCGAAGATCAGCCACAGTCCGCCGAGCGCGATCACGAGCCCGCTGATGCGCTGCGGCGTGAGCGTGCGCTCGCCGAGCCAGAGCGCGGCGAAGACCCCGGTCAGCAGCGGCGAGAGGCCGAAAATGACCGAGATCAGCCCCGACGGGATATGCAGGGCGCCCCAGTAGGTCAGCAGCATCGACACGCACAGCGACAAGCCGCTCGCGGCATAGAGGCGGCGCGCCGCTGCGTCGAGCGGCAGCGCGGTGCGGGTCGCGCCGACCACGAGCAGACATACCGCCAGCCCTATCAGCATGCGCGCGGCGACGGCGAAGCTGAAGCCGGCGCCCTGCGCGCTCCATTGAATGGCGAGCGGCGTGGTCGACCAGATGACGATGACCGCCGTGTAGGCGGCAGGAATCGACACGACGGCTCAGCGCATGTAGTCGCCCGCGCGCTCCGGCTGATAGGCGAGATCGACGATGCGCGCGCCGACCTTCTGCCCGTTCGGCGCCTGCCACTCGATCTCCTGGCCGACCGCGAGGCCGAGCACGGCGATGCCGGCCGGCGTCGTCACCGGGAGCTGGTCCGGGCTGCCCGTGAAGTCGCGCGGGTAGACGAGCGTCATCTCCATTTCCTTGCCAGCCGGCTCGACCACGAAGCGGATGCGCGAATTCATCGTCACCACGTCGGCGGGCATCGCCTCCGGGCGCAGGATCTCGGCGCGGTCGAGTTCGTCGCGCAATGCCTCGGCGCCCGGAAGGTCATCGGGCAGACCGGCGAGCATGTCTTCGAGGCGCTCGAGGTCGCGCTCGGATACGGTGATGGCGGGACGGGTCGTGATTTCCATGGCGGTCTCCTGCTGTGCAAAATGAAAACCGCCCGGGCCGGAGCGCGGGCGGTGTTGCGCAAAACTATAGCACCGCGCGCGGCGCGCGGCCAGTCACGTTGGGGGCGTGTCGCCTTGTCGCGATCCAGTCGCGGGAACCCGCGGACGGCGGGGTCGAGCGGTCGAGCGCGCGCTTACGTCGACCCGCCGGCAATCGCCTGCAGGCTGTCCGCAGCGATCTCGCGGACGTCGGCGTCGTCGTCTTCGACGCGCGCGTCGAGCCAAGGCTTCGCCGCGGCGTCGGCGGTGAGGCCGAGGTAGTGGCAGGCGTCGGCGCGCACGCGTGCGTCGGGGTGCTGCGACAGTTCGCCGAGGCGCGGCAGCAGCACGCGCAGGGCCGTGGTGCCGGCGAATTGCTCGAGCAGCGCGCCGGCGCCGAGGCGGACGTTGAGGCTGGCGTCGACGTTGCCCACG is from Thiobacillus denitrificans ATCC 25259 and encodes:
- a CDS encoding c-type cytochrome encodes the protein MPLNPRFRLHRSLLIAAVAASASLHAKEKPVEPSPAALHAQLAQIDGDATRLPAALTRGEKGAAVCRHCHGVGGNSVRPEVPNLAGQNPDYLLEQMNKFVHGQRQSSAFMSGMIKALSPDERIDVALFLSRQPVLKKPAQTNARAVAGAELYGKLCVSCHGASAGGAHKIPRLAGQQVQYLEDSLKRYRDGGGERVDPRMAAYTRNLKNADIEALAAYLSAL
- a CDS encoding DMT family transporter, yielding MSIPAAYTAVIVIWSTTPLAIQWSAQGAGFSFAVAARMLIGLAVCLLVVGATRTALPLDAAARRLYAASGLSLCVSMLLTYWGALHIPSGLISVIFGLSPLLTGVFAALWLGERTLTPQRISGLVIALGGLWLIFGQPWPGDADARLGTAAVLGGMAVQALGLVWVKRLNVGASALATTTGSLGVAVPLFVLVWLVADAGAFPAGIKARAGWAIVYLGVLGSVVGFTLYYYMIRRLDAGRVALITLVTPVSALLLGQAFNAETIPLAGWAGIALIGVGLVLYEWRALGQLRRHAAG
- the rnk gene encoding nucleoside diphosphate kinase regulator; translated protein: MEITTRPAITVSERDLERLEDMLAGLPDDLPGAEALRDELDRAEILRPEAMPADVVTMNSRIRFVVEPAGKEMEMTLVYPRDFTGSPDQLPVTTPAGIAVLGLAVGQEIEWQAPNGQKVGARIVDLAYQPERAGDYMR